The segment AGCCACCTCACCTTCAAAACCCCTATTTCCTTACTGAGAGATGGGTTGTGGTGAGAATTAAGTGGGATAGTGCATGTTAAGTGTTCAGTGCAGCCTTTGAAACCCTCAGCCTGTTGCCCTGCCCCCAGTCCCTTCCTGGACCCCGGGCCTCTCCCCAGCCTCATTTAAGTTCCCTGAACTATCCAGCAGGAGCTGTCCGAACCCCCTCCCTTTTACCTGCTTTTCCCAGTGACTCCGTTGCCTGGATGTTGGAGAGTACAGGGCCCCAGAGGTCACTGACCCTGGGACAGTTCGCTTCGCCTGTCCACCTCCAACGCCAGCCCCCAGCAACGTGTCAGAATTCTCCCTCAGGCCCCAGAGGTCAGCCCGGGCGGCCGCTGGCTGAAAAGGCTTGACTGCGCCCTGGGTATCAGTTTCTCCGCCAGTTGGAGGGGGGCCGCGTGCCCCTTGACTTCCACCCTGCCGGTGGCCCCAAGGATCCGAAGACAGCCGGCGTGGGCTTGTCTGACTCTCAGAGACCAGGGAAAGAGTGGGCAGGGGGCCTTCTGAGGCCGGGTGGGAACGGCTCTTCTCCTCCACGCAGAAAAATCCACGGGCGGTGCGGCAGGCTGAGGAGGTGCGGGGCCTGGAGCAGATGCACATGGACGTCACCTTGAACTTCAGCCAGGGGGGCCTGCTGAGCCCCCATCTCCGCAACGTGTGTGCCGAGGCCGCGGATGCCATCTACACCCGCCAGGAGGACGTCCGGTTCTGGCTGGAGCAAGGTCAGCTGGGTGCTGCCCACTGCCGTATCGTCTCAGATATGATGGGGAGCAATGATGAGATATGGGAGGTCTAAACCCAGCTGGgactggtcagggaaggcttcctggaggaggtgatgcctgTGTGGCTCTTTACCGAGAGGAGTCAGCAGATGAAAGGGACCAATTCCAGGTAGGGACGCAGAGAACTGTGACTCTGCTAGGCCCCGGGGAGGGAATGCCCAGGCAAAGCCCCCCTCATCCTGCCCTTAGTGAGAACACAGATGAAACCTTCTGTCTTGGGACATGGGCACAGGAACCAGGGTCTGGCTGGGACCCAAAGATGCCCATTCCCACCTGCTACCTCTTCTGCCACCTCTCAGAGATCAGCTCCTCTCTTTCCCTTCACACCTTCCCAGGATCCTTGAGAACGCCTCCCATCTTTGCACGGTCCCTACCTTCCCGGCCTGTGGGACCTCACTGGTGGCCCATCTCTGGGTCACCTTTCCCAGGTCTGTCCTGAAGTCAGACAGGCCTGGGATTCAGTCCTGACTCCCCTACCTACTGTGTGACCTCAGCCAGATGGTTAAACCTCTCTGGGccggttttcccatctgtaaaaccgGGATGATAACACGTAGCCCATAGGGGTGCTGGGATGCCTGAAGGGGCCATGCCAggacgccccctcccctcccccatccctgatCTCCGCCTTCTCCCCCAGGTGTGGACAGCTTCATGTTCGAGGCCCTGCCCAAGGCCTCAGAGCAGATGTTGCTGCCTCGCTGTGGGCAGGTGGGGGACCGCGGGAAGCCCTGCGTCTGCCGCTACGGCCTGAGCCTGGCCTGGTACCCCTGCATGCTCAAGTATTGCCACGGCCGTGACCGCCCGACACCCTACAAATGTGGCATCCGCAGCTGCCAGAAGAGCTACAGCTTCGACTTCTACGTGCCTCAGAGGCAGCTGTGCCTCTGGGATGAGGACCCCTAGCCAGCTTGGGGTGAGGGGTGGTCCCTGAGGCAGCTGCTTGGGGCCCActgctcctctcctcccccagccgccAGAGGGGGTGGCCACCCCCAACCGAGGCCTTAttgctcttccttccctcctcctaaTCCCGGAACctctgcccgccccccccacccccgctcccgaCTTGTCACTGTGAAAAGGGGTGTGGCATGGCAGGGGTTAACTCATGAAGGCAGCCCCCCACTCCCAGTCTGTGCTTTCCTTGGGGACGGAGGGAGAAGGGGGTTCTCCAAGCCTGCCCCCCCCATCTCCCCTGAAATGTTCGCTTTCAAGCAACCAAAATACGACAGCGTGACTCTCCTATTTAACTCTTTGCAGGTTTAGACCCTGGAAGGTGTCGATGCCTGTGACACCTACCTCCCCacgcccagcccccaccccaccctccagaAGGAGCTGGCCCCCGAGCACCTTTCCACTGCCCAACAGGGAGGGGAGCCTTGCCCCAGAGAGGGGGCGGCGCCGACAGCGGATCTCAACACGTTCCTCTCACTACTGGCCTCTGAGGCTGCCCGGGGGCCAGCTGGGGGCCCCCCACCCTGAGACAGACCACAAGTGCCTTTCTGCAGACCTGGACTTTGCTGAGGGAGCAGTAGCCGGCTTGCACCCTCTAAGCAGAAATATTTTTGTACGGTTTTGGGCCAGGGAGGGAGCATGAAGTATGAGGAAAACTTGAATCCCAGATTTTTAATGCAAAGTATTTATCATTTGTACCAGaaataaaagtttacatttttacTTGGCTGATAGCTCTAGACTCAGAGTTCTGAGAGAACTTTTGGCCAATGCTGCCACCTGGTGTCAGGAGAAGTGTTCCTGTGCTCTTGGTGACCCATCTTGGGACAAGTCCtaaagcacctactgtgtgctcagcCTTGTGTTGGGGGGAGAGGATGTAGAAGGGGGTGGGTATTATTAGGAAAAGATATGACAAAATTTCTGCGCTTAAGAAGATGAGACATACATAGACGGGCAAGCCAGGCAGTAAAAGACCCCGTGACATAGACTGAGACGTGAGATACGGTGAAAACTCTGGAACCAGACTTCCAAGGGTCAAATCCtgggcatgattttttttttgaatttattttattgaagtatagttgatttacaatgttgtgttagtttctggtgtacagcaaggtgattcagttatacatacataaaatagtttgcatttgtTAGTCCCAAATTCCCAGtgcatccttcccccacccccttcctcccctcccccttggcaaccacaagtctgttctctatgtgaggctgtttctgttttgtagataagttcatttgtgtcatattttagattccacgtgtaggtgatatcatatggtatttgtctttctctttctgactgacttcacttagtatgatcatctctaggtccgtccatgttgctgcaaatggcattatttcattcttttttatggctgagtagtattccactgtgtatatgtaccacatctatttttatccattcacctgtcggtggacatttaggttgtttccatgtcttggctattgtaaatagtactgctatgaacataagggtgcatgtaaatatctttttgaattagagttttgtccagatatatgcccaggagtggggttgctggatcatatggcaactctagtttttggaggaacctccagactgttctccacagtggctgcaccaatttatattcccaccaacagtgtaggagggttcccttttctccacaccctctccagcatttgttatctgtaggctttttaatgatggccattctgaccagagcaaggtgatacctcactgtagttttgatttgcatttctctgttagtgaggttcagcatcttttcatgggcctgttgCTTTCCATGATTCTTATTTGCTGTGCAATCTtgagttactttacctctctgtgcctcagctctctcagctataaaatgggctTAATTGTGAGACTGAAGTGAATTTATACGTGtcaagtgcccagcacatagtgaGTGCTCACTGTGTTAGCTGCTATTAATATTGTTACCGTTAGTGAAAAGAGCAGacctttcctcatttataaaccCGAGACGATGGAGCCAGACATCCTGAAGGCCTCTTCACTTCAAGAGTAGCTTCTAGTATGAAGAGGCTGTAATATGAAGTGCCGGGCTGGGCACTGAGGACTTCCAAGGAGGAGGGATATGCAGGCTGAGTTGATTGGGGAAGGTTTCCTGGACGAGATGGGACGTGGGTTGAGGCTGCAGGCTGGTAGGGATTTGGCAAGGTGGAGGGAAACGTGTGAGTACGGGGCAGAGACTGGGGTCTTTCAGGCGTTGGGCAAGTCCCAGGGGTCCCAGCTCCTtaggagggaggaggctgggagtcAGAGCCTTCCTCACAGGCCTTGGAGAAGGAAAGGGGCTGGCAGGGCTGTCCCCCTTAACTCTGCTCCCCAGCACCCCCAGAACAGGCTGCTGCTGCCCCTTGAACTGTGCTGGCCAGAGGGGTGTGTTGGAAGCTGGGCTTGCTTGACGGTCAAGTTAGTGGCAGGAGAGTGAGGAGACATCCTTTTCAAGTGGGCGTGCCTCTTTCTGAACCTGTTTTCAAGGACCAGCTTCAGCCCTGCTGCGGGGCAAGTTGGGGAGGCCTTCCTCCCCAAGCCTTTTTCTCCTTCACCTCCTGCCCAGCCCTTGCTCCGGGTGAGGGAGGGGGTTACTTAGAGAAGACATCTCCCACCCCTCTTAACTCTGTGGGTGTATCTTCATTGCTGGGGGTGGTGGTCCCCAAACCATATGCCTTCCCTACTCACTTCCAAATAGCCAAGaatgatacttttttaaaaagtaatgttttcAAGACATGGAGTGTTTTTCTCATCTTccttggggaggtgggggatCGGCACCTCCAAGCCTGCCTGTCTCCTGCAGGGAGGGGCCTGCTGGACACTGTCACTGCAGACCACCCTGCCTGGGACCCCTTCTCGGTCTCAGGGCATGGAGGTGAGGATTAAGATTGCCTGCGACTCGGGCCTGACCCTACGCTCAGACGAAGTCCCCGCCTCCCATCATTCCAAGAAACGCTCCCAAGCTCCCCAGCCAAGCTCCGGCTCTGCCACGGTGCCTCCAATTGGAAGTCTCATGTTTGCATGCATCAGACTCACTCAGAGCTTGTTACATAGATGTAGCTGGTCAGCTATTTGAGAGATAAGGTTTTACTCTCCTCAAAAGTCCTTTGTGGATGTGAGAAAATACCTGCGAGAGGTAATATACCTACAATAGTACTCATTGCTTCAGGGTTTACAAAGTGCCTTCATATAAATGAGCTCACTGGGCTTCTTTCGGTGATTCTGTGACACTTTATGAAGGCGGCTCACCTATGAAAtgatgtgacttgcccaaggtcagagagTAGTGAGAGCAGAGCCAGAATCCAACCCcagccttcttcttttttttttttttttttgatgtggaccattttttaaagtctttattgaatttgttacaatattgcttctgtttttatgttttcattttttggctgccaggcacgtgggatcttgcttccggagcagggatcaaacctgtacccCCTGTAGTGCAGGAGtggagtcttttatttatttttttttgctgtacacaggcctctcactgttgtggcctcttccgttgcggagcacaggctccggatgcgcaggctcagcggccatggctcacaggccagctgctccgcggcatgtgggatcctcccggaccggggcacaaacccgcgtcccctgcatcggcaggtggcctctcaaccactgcgccaccagggaagcccccagccttcTTATGTCATGCACGCTTGCAACCCAAATGGGTTTATTGGATGGGCCCACTGGAACCTCAGCACGGCGCACCAATGGGAGGGTGCGAAGGGCCAGCCCTGCAGTAGCAGTCACTGAGtactgggtgggtgggggattCCCAAAGCTCCCCTGGGACGGATGTTGGCAGGAACGGGCTTCTGATTGGTTCCCTTGGCCAAGGTAAGCAAGGCCCTTGGTGGGAGCCCAGGAGACCAGATCTCACCAGTGCCTCTTCAAGCCAGAGGAGCTAAAAGTGGTGCCAGGCTGCGCCGATCAGCCTCGTGATCCCGGCAGGATCACCCGAGCGTGGCCGGGCCTGTactttctgtgggttttcttCAGGCTCCCCTCCCTGCAGTCTCGTTAACCACTGGATGTCTTAGGTGGGGAAACTGTGGAGCCCCACAGTTGGAGCATCTCTGCCCAGGGCCTTCATGGGACCTGGATAGGGTGCGTGGAGCTGTCAAGGTATCTGGCAAAAAGTGGGGCAGGGGCCGCTCCCCAGAAGCAAAGCTTGAGGCTAAAAATTCACATGAGGAATGTGGGTACCGGCCTAGTCCCAcctctgggtgaccttgggtgGGTCACCTCCCCTTCCAAGCCCCCAATTCCGTCATCCACTAAGAGAGAGGGCCTCTCTAGACTGTCTTCCCCGACACTGGCATTCACTGTGTAACTGCTGCCTGGCCTCCTACTGCAGAT is part of the Kogia breviceps isolate mKogBre1 chromosome 7, mKogBre1 haplotype 1, whole genome shotgun sequence genome and harbors:
- the OAF gene encoding out at first protein homolog; translated protein: MRPPGRGGVPPASPALLLLLPPVLVQLLGAPRGVGAGTGAGAPSELRVRVRLPDGQVTEESLQADSDADSISLELRKPDGTLISFTADFKKDVKIFRALILGELEKGQSQFQALCFVTRLHHNEIIPSEAMAKLRQKNPRAVRQAEEVRGLEQMHMDVTLNFSQGGLLSPHLRNVCAEAADAIYTRQEDVRFWLEQGVDSFMFEALPKASEQMLLPRCGQVGDRGKPCVCRYGLSLAWYPCMLKYCHGRDRPTPYKCGIRSCQKSYSFDFYVPQRQLCLWDEDP